Proteins encoded in a region of the Funiculus sociatus GB2-C1 genome:
- a CDS encoding Dps family protein: protein MRPLNIGLTEEQRQGVTDLLNKDLSDAYLLLIKTKKYHWDVVGPQFRSLHQLWEEHYTALTESIDAIAERVRALGGYPVGTAEGFLKYASIKEDPGTLPNAFHMVENLVSDHEQVIRNLREHIDQCGDNFHDQGTADFLTGLMEQHEQMAWMLRSFIEGESIQPDGRLSAEGLKVPVNMK, encoded by the coding sequence ATGCGTCCTTTAAACATAGGTTTAACAGAAGAGCAGCGTCAAGGCGTGACCGATTTATTAAATAAAGATTTGTCAGATGCCTACCTGCTATTGATCAAAACCAAAAAATACCACTGGGATGTCGTCGGGCCTCAGTTCCGCTCCTTGCACCAACTGTGGGAAGAACACTATACCGCATTGACGGAAAGCATTGATGCGATCGCTGAGCGAGTTCGCGCCTTGGGTGGTTATCCAGTAGGAACTGCGGAAGGCTTCCTGAAGTACGCTTCTATTAAAGAAGACCCAGGTACTCTTCCCAACGCCTTTCACATGGTAGAAAACCTCGTGTCAGATCACGAGCAAGTTATCCGCAACCTGCGCGAACACATCGATCAGTGCGGAGATAACTTCCACGATCAAGGTACCGCTGATTTCCTCACCGGCTTGATGGAACAACATGAACAAATGGCTTGGATGTTGCGTTCCTTCATCGAAGGTGAATCCATTCAGCCAGACGGCAGACTTTCGGCAGAAGGTCTGAAAGTTCCCGTCAATATGAAGTAA
- a CDS encoding DUF1350 family protein, whose translation MDWKEISGNWVLIPPHPVGIVHFLGGAFVAAAPQVTYRWLLEQLAKEGYVVIATPFVNTLDHSAIAGNVRLSFDSALEQMRSKGLLRRRYLPIYGVGHSMGCKLHLLIGSLFPVERAGNILISFNNYAARDAIPFVEQFNFNNAFSVEFTPSPVETNNLIAQKYGIRRNLLIKFNNDNIDQTTALSELLQNRFPGMVAMQMLSGSHLTPLGQDVNWKSGKEFTAFDAVGQWVKQEIVYRELNLLKKEIGRWLQPFSPA comes from the coding sequence ATGGACTGGAAAGAAATATCCGGTAATTGGGTACTCATTCCCCCACATCCGGTGGGAATTGTACATTTTCTTGGGGGCGCTTTTGTCGCTGCTGCACCCCAAGTAACTTATCGTTGGTTACTCGAACAGTTGGCAAAAGAAGGCTATGTGGTAATTGCTACGCCGTTTGTGAATACGCTGGATCATAGCGCGATCGCAGGCAATGTCCGCCTCAGCTTCGATAGCGCCCTGGAACAAATGCGCTCAAAAGGTTTACTCCGACGGCGATATCTTCCAATTTACGGAGTCGGACACAGCATGGGCTGCAAACTGCATTTGCTCATCGGTAGCCTTTTCCCAGTCGAACGGGCTGGAAATATCCTAATTTCCTTCAATAACTACGCCGCACGCGATGCTATCCCATTTGTAGAGCAATTTAATTTTAATAATGCCTTTTCTGTCGAGTTTACGCCTTCGCCCGTCGAAACTAACAATCTCATCGCCCAAAAATACGGCATTCGCCGCAATTTATTGATTAAATTTAATAACGATAATATTGACCAAACAACTGCCCTGAGCGAGTTGCTGCAAAACCGCTTTCCGGGAATGGTGGCGATGCAGATGCTATCAGGAAGCCACCTGACACCTTTAGGTCAAGATGTCAACTGGAAATCGGGAAAAGAGTTTACAGCCTTTGATGCTGTTGGTCAGTGGGTGAAGCAAGAAATTGTCTACCGAGAGCTAAATCTGCTGAAAAAAGAAATTGGACGCTGGCTACAACCGTTCTCGCCAGCTTAA